Proteins from one bacterium genomic window:
- a CDS encoding LysM peptidoglycan-binding domain-containing protein yields MLAVAVAISSYASMDRHFPSSLTARLGAVNAEAVAVTEGGTVGDVSLGRYSTIIKPVAIPTSAPISHSPFVYTVAAGENLAAIAAKFHVTVSQIRWSNSNLISTDSVSTGAQVVIPPVPGVVVTAKASDTLAGLATKYQVDPQVILDFNRLRSSQLTAGAVLVIPDGVGGAFPPPPALWQLLARTGSGQPFSAHVVGCCLGPYPATGFPAGWCTWYVATKRNVTWRGDAGYWYANAAAQGYPVGPTPRVGSIMVTWESWAGHVAYVESVNPDGSWVVSEMNWLAFNVIDERTIKPGQLGSKLVGFIY; encoded by the coding sequence GTGCTCGCCGTGGCGGTCGCGATCTCCAGCTATGCGTCGATGGATCGCCACTTCCCCTCGTCCCTGACGGCTCGGCTGGGCGCCGTGAATGCCGAGGCGGTGGCTGTGACCGAGGGCGGCACCGTGGGCGACGTATCGCTCGGCCGGTACAGCACGATCATCAAGCCGGTCGCCATCCCGACCTCCGCACCGATCAGCCACAGCCCGTTCGTCTACACCGTGGCCGCCGGTGAAAACCTCGCGGCGATCGCGGCCAAGTTCCACGTCACCGTGAGCCAGATCCGGTGGTCGAACTCCAACCTGATCTCCACCGACTCGGTTTCCACCGGCGCCCAGGTCGTGATTCCGCCGGTGCCGGGAGTCGTCGTCACCGCCAAGGCGAGCGATACGCTGGCCGGCCTGGCCACCAAGTACCAGGTCGACCCGCAGGTCATCCTCGACTTCAACCGGCTGCGCAGCTCGCAGCTCACGGCCGGCGCGGTCCTGGTCATCCCGGACGGCGTCGGCGGCGCCTTCCCGCCGCCTCCCGCCCTGTGGCAGCTGCTCGCGCGCACCGGTTCGGGCCAGCCGTTCTCAGCCCACGTCGTCGGCTGCTGCCTCGGCCCTTACCCGGCCACCGGCTTCCCGGCCGGCTGGTGCACCTGGTACGTCGCGACCAAGCGCAACGTGACCTGGCGCGGAGATGCCGGTTACTGGTACGCCAATGCCGCAGCCCAGGGCTACCCGGTCGGCCCCACGCCCAGGGTGGGCTCGATCATGGTCACCTGGGAGAGCTGGGCGGGCCACGTGGCCTACGTCGAGAGCGTGAATCCAGACGGCTCGTGGGTCGTGTCCGAGATGAACTGGCTCGCTTTCAACGTGATCGACGAGCGGACCATCAAACCGGGTCAGCTCGGCAGCAAGCTGGTCGGCTTCATCTACTAA